Proteins encoded together in one Xiphophorus maculatus strain JP 163 A chromosome 13, X_maculatus-5.0-male, whole genome shotgun sequence window:
- the srfbp1 gene encoding serum response factor-binding protein 1 isoform X1 translates to MINTEKTFPSVEEQVQDEMEEEDKEDDEEEGATSSDDNNNNNNEEEEEKDEEEAGGEKEAEPSSAAEEKKPSDVLNLNNEVVKMRKEVKRVKALLIRKLTRQIVALKKKKGKEAEMERNQRRAARLLEEVHSMKKLPPDGVTKTALRKNLNFERVCKNPKSTMLDRAVARIASHPQFRKKIESIRAAVKDFREERNKAREQGEHPKGQRRPEKATQLSPDTRQDRKNEDEDKDNPLNQQVEDIKEGADVLKSAKTSVVQSPATSDVHKQEKPESTSAKATVVKSSMKPKPQSKHEEKNSRLHSVPELALESADEEESDVESSDDEEKEYFDDSTEERFHKQSSASEESDEDDFFIGKVSKFKKKKKKETSGEVEVDKEREGKKDPGDPKSDKLQSELDELQSRLKPKPMTVQSVFCSSLAGGKGRRGGDKGKGTGKPGAPGNSKTVRGLNDGGSGKSKFRKQENRTSNSGAKFGKRPESNRKESGSAGRGRGEDVRRQKDNRGGGFLSHQPPQPALHPSWEASKKRKEQQGQILAFQGKKIKFDDDDD, encoded by the exons ATGATTAACACCGAGAAAACGTTCCCATCTGTTGAAGAGCAAGTACAGGACGAGATGGAAGAAGAAGACAAGGAGGACGACGAAGAGGAAGGAGCCACAAGCTcagatgataataataataataataatgaggaggaggaggagaaggatgAAGAGGAAGCAGGAGGTGAAAAGGAAGCAGAACCGTCGTCTGCTGCGGAGGAAAAGAAGCCCTCCGATGTCCTGAATCTAAACAACGAGGTGGTGAAGATGAGGAAGGAGGTGAAGAGGGTGAAGGCTCTGCTCATCAGGAAGCTCACTCGTCAGATTGTCGccttgaagaagaagaagggaaagGAGGCAGAGATGGAGAGGAATCAGAGGAGAGCTGCGAGGCTGCTGGAGGAGGTCCACAGCATGAAGAAGCTCCCTCCAGACGGG GTGACCAAGACGGCCTTGCGAAAGAACCTCAACTTTGAGCGTGTTTGCAAAAACCCCAAGTCGACCATGTTAGACAGAGCCGTAGCACGCATCGCCAGCCACCCTCAGTTCAGGAAGAAGATCGAGAGCATCAGAGCCGCCGTCAAAGACTTCAGAGAGGAGCGCAACAAGGCCAGAGAACAGGGGGAGCACCCGAAAGGCCAGAGGCGACCAGAAAAAGCCACCCAGCTTTCACCAGACACAAGACAGGACAGGAAAAATGaggatgaagacaaagacaatcCTTTGAACCAACAAGTGGAAGACATTAAGGAAGGAGCAGATGTCCTTAAAAGTGCTAAGACATCAGTTGTACAATCACCTGCTACCTCTGATGTTCACAAGCAAGAGAAGCCAGAGTCTACCAGTGCTAAAGCTACTGTAGTTAAAAGCAGCATGAAGCCTAAGCCTCAAAGTAAACACGAGGAGAAGAATTCCCGTCTTCATTCTGTTCCTGAATTAGCTCTCGAAAGCGCAGATGAAGAAGAGAGCGACGTAGAGTCGTCGGACGACGAAGAGAAGGAGTACTTCGACGACAGCACGGAGGAGCGTTTCCACAAGCAGTCCTCCGCGTCAGAGGAGAGCGATGAAGACGACTTCTTCATAGGGAAAGTTAGCAaattcaagaagaagaagaaaaaagagacgAGCGGCGAAGTGGAGGTGGATAAAGAACGGGAAGGGAAAAAAGATCCCGGCGACCCGAAATCCGACAAACTCCAGAGTGAACTGGACGAGCTGCAGTCCAGGTTGAAGCCCAAACCCATGACAGTTCAGTCTGTGTTCTGCTCGTCGCTGGCCGGAGGTAAGGGCAGACGGGGTGGCGACAAAGGGAAAGGGACGGGTAAACCTGGAGCTCCGGGGAACTCCAAAACCGTCAGAGGTCTAAATGATGGAGGCTCTGGCAAATCAAAGTTCAGAAAGCAGGAGAACAGAACTTCAAATTCTGGGGCCAAGTTCGGCAAACGCCCCGAGTCGAACAGAAAAGAATCTGGGTCTGCCGGGAGAGGAAGAGGCGAAGATGTCCGAAGGCAGAAGGACAACAGGGGGGGAGGCTTCCTCTCCCATCAGCCGCCACAGCCGGCGCTCCATCCATCATGGGAGGCCAGCAAGAAGAGGAAGGAGCAGCAGGGACAAATCCTGGCATTCCAAGGGAAGAAGATTAaatttgatgatgatgatgactga
- the srfbp1 gene encoding serum response factor-binding protein 1 isoform X2 has translation MEEEDKEDDEEEGATSSDDNNNNNNEEEEEKDEEEAGGEKEAEPSSAAEEKKPSDVLNLNNEVVKMRKEVKRVKALLIRKLTRQIVALKKKKGKEAEMERNQRRAARLLEEVHSMKKLPPDGVTKTALRKNLNFERVCKNPKSTMLDRAVARIASHPQFRKKIESIRAAVKDFREERNKAREQGEHPKGQRRPEKATQLSPDTRQDRKNEDEDKDNPLNQQVEDIKEGADVLKSAKTSVVQSPATSDVHKQEKPESTSAKATVVKSSMKPKPQSKHEEKNSRLHSVPELALESADEEESDVESSDDEEKEYFDDSTEERFHKQSSASEESDEDDFFIGKVSKFKKKKKKETSGEVEVDKEREGKKDPGDPKSDKLQSELDELQSRLKPKPMTVQSVFCSSLAGGKGRRGGDKGKGTGKPGAPGNSKTVRGLNDGGSGKSKFRKQENRTSNSGAKFGKRPESNRKESGSAGRGRGEDVRRQKDNRGGGFLSHQPPQPALHPSWEASKKRKEQQGQILAFQGKKIKFDDDDD, from the exons ATGGAAGAAGAAGACAAGGAGGACGACGAAGAGGAAGGAGCCACAAGCTcagatgataataataataataataatgaggaggaggaggagaaggatgAAGAGGAAGCAGGAGGTGAAAAGGAAGCAGAACCGTCGTCTGCTGCGGAGGAAAAGAAGCCCTCCGATGTCCTGAATCTAAACAACGAGGTGGTGAAGATGAGGAAGGAGGTGAAGAGGGTGAAGGCTCTGCTCATCAGGAAGCTCACTCGTCAGATTGTCGccttgaagaagaagaagggaaagGAGGCAGAGATGGAGAGGAATCAGAGGAGAGCTGCGAGGCTGCTGGAGGAGGTCCACAGCATGAAGAAGCTCCCTCCAGACGGG GTGACCAAGACGGCCTTGCGAAAGAACCTCAACTTTGAGCGTGTTTGCAAAAACCCCAAGTCGACCATGTTAGACAGAGCCGTAGCACGCATCGCCAGCCACCCTCAGTTCAGGAAGAAGATCGAGAGCATCAGAGCCGCCGTCAAAGACTTCAGAGAGGAGCGCAACAAGGCCAGAGAACAGGGGGAGCACCCGAAAGGCCAGAGGCGACCAGAAAAAGCCACCCAGCTTTCACCAGACACAAGACAGGACAGGAAAAATGaggatgaagacaaagacaatcCTTTGAACCAACAAGTGGAAGACATTAAGGAAGGAGCAGATGTCCTTAAAAGTGCTAAGACATCAGTTGTACAATCACCTGCTACCTCTGATGTTCACAAGCAAGAGAAGCCAGAGTCTACCAGTGCTAAAGCTACTGTAGTTAAAAGCAGCATGAAGCCTAAGCCTCAAAGTAAACACGAGGAGAAGAATTCCCGTCTTCATTCTGTTCCTGAATTAGCTCTCGAAAGCGCAGATGAAGAAGAGAGCGACGTAGAGTCGTCGGACGACGAAGAGAAGGAGTACTTCGACGACAGCACGGAGGAGCGTTTCCACAAGCAGTCCTCCGCGTCAGAGGAGAGCGATGAAGACGACTTCTTCATAGGGAAAGTTAGCAaattcaagaagaagaagaaaaaagagacgAGCGGCGAAGTGGAGGTGGATAAAGAACGGGAAGGGAAAAAAGATCCCGGCGACCCGAAATCCGACAAACTCCAGAGTGAACTGGACGAGCTGCAGTCCAGGTTGAAGCCCAAACCCATGACAGTTCAGTCTGTGTTCTGCTCGTCGCTGGCCGGAGGTAAGGGCAGACGGGGTGGCGACAAAGGGAAAGGGACGGGTAAACCTGGAGCTCCGGGGAACTCCAAAACCGTCAGAGGTCTAAATGATGGAGGCTCTGGCAAATCAAAGTTCAGAAAGCAGGAGAACAGAACTTCAAATTCTGGGGCCAAGTTCGGCAAACGCCCCGAGTCGAACAGAAAAGAATCTGGGTCTGCCGGGAGAGGAAGAGGCGAAGATGTCCGAAGGCAGAAGGACAACAGGGGGGGAGGCTTCCTCTCCCATCAGCCGCCACAGCCGGCGCTCCATCCATCATGGGAGGCCAGCAAGAAGAGGAAGGAGCAGCAGGGACAAATCCTGGCATTCCAAGGGAAGAAGATTAaatttgatgatgatgatgactga
- the LOC102238348 gene encoding transcription factor E2F6-like produces MLSTPTEERKYFCSPEANSRLELQGSVPREPQDEGGIMASIAGANQTKMGIASQTHNIKKEAMLLFQKTRADNSLVLLTRKFAQRLNHCLGGVVDLNLVSSELKVSKRRLYDITNVLEGINLMKKTHKNHHQWLGGPVEDSLARSLEALIEEEEKLDELIQICARQISRLCEENLHDRYAYLTYEDIRSISSFEQQTVIVIKAPPETRLQVPHPEESLQIHLRSTNRPIDVFLCSDTPVAMETAPAGSASGGQAQLPACVKYSSAPPSFSMQTSTEEDHNSSCETKGFSNPESEVTPHSTLLSFIPLTNSCCIPPKLEHSYAISSPISSLGEERCLISLTTDEDITKFSSA; encoded by the exons ATGTTGTCAACACCAACAGAGGAAAGAAAGTACTTTTGCAGCCCTGAG GCGAATAGCAGACTGGAACTGCAGGGCAGTGTACCGCGCGAGCCTCAGGACGAAGGTGGGATCATGGCGTCTATCGCTGGGGCGAACCAAACCAAGATGGGCATAGCCTCTCAGACCCATAATATAAAAAAAG AAGCCATGCTGCTGTTCCAGAAGACCCGTGCCGATAACTCTCTGGTTCTCCTGACGAGGAAGTTTGCTCAGAGGCTAAATCACTGTCTAGGTGGAGTGGTGGACCTCAACTTGGTCTCATCGGAGCTCAAAGTGTCCAAGAGGCGTCTGTACGACATCACCAACGTGTTGGAAGGGATCAATCTCATGAAGAAGACGCACAAAAACCACCACCAGTGGTT GGGCGGCCCTGTGGAGGACAGCCTCGCCAGAAGCCTGGAGGCTCTGAtcgaggaggaggagaagctggACGAACTCATCCAAATCTGCGCCCGGCAGATCAGCAGGCTGTGCGAGGAGAACCTGCACGACAG GTACGCCTACCTGACGTACGAGGACATCAGGAGCATTTCGAGTTTTGAGCAGCAGACTGTGATTGTGATCAAAGCTCCGCCCGAGACTCGCCTTCAGGTGCCACATCCAGAGGAG AGCTTGCAGATTCACCTCAGAAGCACCAACAGACCCATCGATGTCTTCCTCTGCTCTGACACAccagttgccatggagacggcGCCTGCGGGCAGCGCCAGCGGTGGACAGGCCCAGCTACCCGCCTGTGTTAAATACTCCTCTGCACCTCCATCCTTCTCAATGCAGACGTCGACTGAAG AGGATCATAACAGTAGCTGTGAAACGAAGGGTTTCTCAAACCCAGAGTCTGAGGTGACACCACACTCGACACTGTTAAGTTTCATCCCTTTGACGAACTCGTGCTGTATCCCCCCGAAACTCGAGCATAGCTACGCCATTTCGTCTCCGATCTCCTCCCTTGGCGAGGAGCGTTGCCTCATCAGCCTGACCACAGATGAAGACATCACAAAGTTCTCCTCAGCCTGA